In Nocardia sputorum, a single genomic region encodes these proteins:
- a CDS encoding DUF6881 domain-containing protein produces MWYLKAQWHHDFDDEPVELFSEIGDDGFEVRKVEVFRDGHRDWADSDRGTGTTELGQIPVPAPDELSEETEFTALQIDATEFDEVWRHALDEQRPTSPR; encoded by the coding sequence ATGTGGTACCTGAAAGCGCAATGGCACCACGATTTCGACGACGAACCGGTCGAGCTGTTCAGCGAGATCGGTGACGACGGTTTCGAGGTGCGCAAGGTCGAAGTCTTCCGCGACGGGCACCGCGATTGGGCCGATTCCGATCGCGGCACCGGCACCACCGAACTCGGTCAGATCCCGGTTCCAGCGCCGGATGAGCTGAGCGAGGAGACCGAATTCACCGCACTCCAGATCGACGCCACGGAGTTCGACGAGGTCTGGCGGCACGCTCTCGACGAGCAACGGCCGACCTCGCCCCGATAG
- a CDS encoding D-alanyl-D-alanine carboxypeptidase family protein produces MKITRRALLCVGVVLAVAAIGATAAPSLAEPGTTTPFTTPNTDGCPQKTLPPAPIDASEVPAPGQPTPAPLPIPSPPIGGARLGECGVVLPKAAPPAPQDISATAWLVADLDSGEVLAAKDPHGRYRPASTIKVLLATLALRTLQLDKVVVGTQADADVDGTRVGIGPGGRYTNRQLMQALIMASGNDAAHAIAAQLGGDAATVAKMNDLAKSLRAMDTRTATPSGLDGPGMSTSAYDLAVLFREAMTIPLFAELIHTEQVDFPGYPADPAIPGDTDRPGYPIGNDNQLLYNYDGALGGKTGFTDDARQTFVAAAQRGGRRLTVTLLKADVQPLRPWEQAARLLDYGFALPRGAAIGNLPGAVVPQRDQSAVTLAAPPTAGSDRATPSVPGSDPSAMPAAEDRRTGARTLLIIGGVLVVAALLLAARQVNRRR; encoded by the coding sequence ATGAAGATCACTCGCCGTGCCTTGCTCTGCGTGGGCGTCGTGCTGGCCGTCGCCGCGATCGGAGCGACGGCCGCGCCGTCGCTCGCCGAGCCCGGCACCACTACGCCGTTCACCACCCCGAACACCGACGGCTGCCCGCAGAAGACGTTGCCGCCCGCGCCGATCGACGCCTCCGAAGTGCCCGCGCCCGGACAACCGACCCCGGCCCCGCTGCCGATCCCCTCCCCGCCGATCGGCGGCGCGCGCCTCGGCGAGTGCGGCGTGGTGCTTCCCAAAGCCGCGCCACCCGCCCCGCAGGACATCTCGGCGACGGCTTGGCTGGTGGCGGATCTGGACAGCGGCGAAGTGCTGGCCGCGAAGGACCCGCACGGGCGTTACCGGCCCGCCAGCACGATCAAAGTGCTGCTGGCCACGCTGGCGCTGCGCACGCTGCAGCTGGACAAGGTGGTGGTCGGCACGCAGGCCGACGCCGATGTCGACGGCACCCGCGTCGGCATCGGGCCGGGCGGCCGATATACGAACCGGCAGCTCATGCAGGCGCTGATCATGGCTTCGGGCAACGACGCGGCGCATGCCATCGCCGCGCAGCTCGGCGGCGACGCGGCGACCGTCGCGAAGATGAACGACTTGGCGAAATCGTTGCGCGCCATGGACACTCGCACGGCCACGCCGTCCGGGCTGGACGGGCCCGGGATGAGTACCTCGGCCTACGACCTCGCCGTGCTGTTTCGCGAGGCCATGACCATCCCGCTGTTCGCCGAGCTGATCCACACCGAGCAGGTCGACTTCCCGGGCTACCCGGCCGACCCGGCGATTCCCGGCGACACCGACCGTCCCGGCTACCCGATCGGCAACGACAACCAGTTGCTCTACAACTACGACGGCGCGCTCGGCGGCAAGACCGGCTTCACCGACGACGCGCGCCAGACCTTCGTCGCCGCCGCACAGCGGGGCGGCCGCAGACTCACCGTCACCCTGCTCAAGGCCGACGTGCAACCGTTGCGGCCCTGGGAACAGGCCGCCCGCCTGCTCGATTACGGATTCGCCCTGCCCCGCGGCGCCGCGATCGGCAACCTGCCCGGTGCGGTGGTGCCCCAGCGGGACCAGAGCGCGGTCACCTTGGCCGCGCCGCCCACGGCGGGCAGCGACCGGGCCACGCCTTCGGTGCCGGGCAGCGACCCGTCCGCCATGCCCGCGGCCGAGGATCGCCGGACCGGCGCCAGAACCCTGCTGATCATCGGCGGCGTCCTCGTGGTCGCCGCGCTGCTGCTAGCCGCACGGCAGGTCAACCGGCGGCGCTGA
- a CDS encoding HEAT repeat domain-containing protein: MVPINSTHRNPQHTRLLDALAAANSSTRLQAALAIGTHPAPGFVDVLVERSAIEPDFFVRDMLTWALTRLPSELTVPKLLTEVRSERAQARSQALHTLSKIGDPRAWSAITPSLLHDIDDEVARSAWRAAVVLVPDEAKEWLGVELARQFGRGDREVRLSLSRALVALGEVVEPVLRTAMANPDPTVRAHARATERLLRDPDAGFDLAVDEARRVAALGPDREETTAC; encoded by the coding sequence GTGGTCCCCATCAATTCGACACACAGGAATCCACAACACACCCGGTTGCTCGACGCATTGGCAGCCGCGAACTCGTCGACGAGGCTCCAGGCGGCGCTGGCGATAGGCACGCATCCCGCACCCGGTTTCGTCGATGTCCTGGTGGAGCGGTCCGCGATCGAGCCCGACTTCTTCGTGCGGGACATGCTCACGTGGGCGCTGACTCGGCTCCCGTCGGAGCTCACGGTTCCGAAACTGCTCACGGAGGTTCGTTCCGAGCGGGCCCAGGCCCGCAGCCAAGCGTTGCACACGCTATCCAAGATCGGGGATCCGCGCGCGTGGTCGGCGATCACGCCCTCGTTGCTGCACGATATCGACGATGAAGTCGCGCGAAGTGCGTGGCGCGCTGCCGTCGTGCTCGTGCCCGACGAAGCGAAAGAATGGCTCGGCGTGGAACTGGCCAGGCAATTCGGCCGGGGAGACCGGGAGGTACGGTTGAGCCTGAGCCGCGCCCTCGTCGCGCTCGGGGAGGTGGTCGAACCGGTTCTCCGGACCGCGATGGCGAATCCCGACCCGACGGTCCGGGCGCATGCGCGCGCCACGGAGCGGCTCCTGCGCGACCCGGACGCCGGATTCGACCTCGCCGTCGACGAGGCGCGGCGGGTCGCCGCGCTCGGCCCGGATCGGGAGGAGACGACTGCGTGCTGA
- a CDS encoding phenylalanine 4-monooxygenase, with product MFTEAQLYSPVTRTGDGDVTVHLSEEHPGVHDPVYRARRNAIAALALDYAPGKPLPHISYTDEEQQVWRIVSAELARKHRNYASAEVLTAAEALALPTDHIPQLDEVSAALTPLTGFRYAPAAGLVPLREFFGSFADRIFHSTQYIRHHSAPLYTPEPDAIHEIIGHANQIASPRFAAIYATVGAAVARLTTDRALKFLADVFWFSMEFGVVREHGEVRCYGAGLLSSYGEIEEFRHAELRPLDIAQMGTATYDITHYQPVLYCADSIAEIEDVIGGFFATMDDETPDRLRHAGTAPAR from the coding sequence ATGTTCACCGAGGCGCAGCTGTACTCGCCGGTGACCCGCACCGGCGACGGCGATGTGACCGTGCACCTGAGCGAGGAGCACCCCGGCGTACACGACCCGGTATACCGGGCCCGGCGCAACGCCATCGCGGCGCTGGCGCTGGACTACGCGCCGGGAAAGCCGCTCCCGCACATCTCCTACACCGACGAAGAGCAGCAGGTGTGGCGAATCGTGTCGGCCGAACTCGCCCGCAAGCATCGCAACTATGCCAGCGCGGAGGTGCTCACGGCCGCCGAGGCGCTCGCGTTGCCCACCGATCACATCCCGCAACTGGACGAGGTCTCCGCCGCGCTGACACCGCTGACCGGGTTCCGTTACGCCCCGGCCGCGGGCCTGGTGCCGCTGCGGGAGTTCTTCGGTTCGTTCGCCGATCGGATCTTCCACTCCACGCAGTACATCCGGCATCACTCCGCGCCGTTGTACACCCCCGAGCCGGACGCCATCCACGAGATCATCGGTCACGCCAACCAGATCGCCAGCCCTCGCTTCGCGGCGATCTACGCGACGGTCGGTGCGGCGGTCGCGCGCTTGACCACCGACCGCGCCCTGAAATTCCTCGCCGACGTCTTCTGGTTCTCGATGGAGTTCGGCGTCGTCCGGGAACACGGCGAGGTCCGCTGTTACGGCGCGGGCCTGCTGTCGTCCTATGGGGAGATCGAGGAGTTCCGGCACGCCGAGCTGCGCCCCCTCGACATCGCCCAGATGGGCACCGCGACCTACGACATCACGCACTACCAGCCGGTTCTCTACTGCGCGGACTCGATCGCCGAGATCGAGGACGTGATCGGCGGCTTCTTCGCGACGATGGACGACGAAACACCCGATCGCTTGCGGCACGCGGGCACCGCCCCAGCGCGGTAG
- a CDS encoding TetR family transcriptional regulator, with amino-acid sequence MSVELPANGTAQGLRERKKERTRRTIRLEAFRLFREQGYNETTVEQIAAAADVSPSTFFRYFPSKEQLVLADDLDPLMLEALRRQSRDIKPMAAFRNAVLEVFGNLPAAELAFEQERQALLYHVPELRSAIGLEIIRSIDLIASLLADHLGRAADDFEVRVAAGAMAGAALGMATMTPLNVENITRTLDFLDAGMPLAPRPES; translated from the coding sequence ATGTCGGTTGAGCTACCCGCGAACGGGACGGCGCAGGGTTTGCGCGAGCGGAAGAAGGAACGGACCCGCCGGACGATTCGTCTCGAAGCATTCCGGCTGTTCCGCGAGCAGGGCTACAACGAGACGACCGTCGAACAGATCGCCGCGGCCGCCGATGTCTCGCCGAGCACCTTCTTCCGCTACTTCCCGTCCAAGGAACAGTTGGTGCTCGCCGACGACCTGGATCCGCTGATGCTCGAGGCGCTGCGGCGTCAGTCGCGCGATATCAAGCCGATGGCGGCCTTCCGCAACGCGGTGCTCGAGGTCTTCGGGAATCTGCCCGCCGCCGAGCTGGCGTTCGAACAGGAGCGGCAGGCACTGCTGTATCACGTGCCGGAGCTGCGGTCGGCCATCGGCTTGGAGATCATCCGCAGCATCGATCTCATCGCGAGCCTGCTGGCCGATCATCTCGGCCGGGCCGCCGACGACTTCGAGGTGCGGGTGGCGGCGGGCGCGATGGCGGGCGCGGCCCTCGGCATGGCGACGATGACGCCGTTGAACGTCGAGAACATCACCCGCACGTTGGATTTCCTGGACGCGGGCATGCCGCTCGCGCCGCGGCCCGAGTCCTGA
- a CDS encoding HEAT repeat domain-containing protein — translation MLIGEVARRSGVSARMLRHYDSLGLVRPTGRTVGGYREYSPEDIRRIFHVEGLRSLGLSLSQIGRALDDAGFTPSALVGDLIRKTEERLNRERELLERLRAVDSAEPSGWQDVLRIVELLHGLGSQSPARRQQAVLAPAEDVAVPAELLAEAVLTESDPYVAGALRWALARAGGDGVVGVASGMGSADVDVRRRAVLALAELPGDETTAVLTDALDDEDATVRRHAALALGARGVTRAVPALVRTVVEGPNDVEAAEFLGMLARDAEWADRIVSALAGELVAHAADSAVRIRLTQALAEMPGTIALDTLRRLARDEDRAVALIASALVEMLGKRSEQK, via the coding sequence GTGCTGATCGGTGAGGTGGCGCGCCGCTCGGGAGTGAGCGCCCGCATGCTCAGGCACTACGACTCCCTCGGGCTGGTCCGACCGACCGGCCGCACCGTGGGCGGGTACCGGGAATACTCCCCGGAAGACATCCGGCGGATCTTCCACGTGGAGGGCCTGCGCTCCCTGGGGCTGTCACTGAGCCAGATCGGACGCGCTCTCGATGATGCCGGATTCACCCCGTCCGCGCTGGTCGGCGACCTCATTCGGAAGACCGAAGAACGACTGAACCGGGAGCGAGAACTCCTGGAGCGGCTTCGTGCGGTCGATTCGGCCGAGCCCTCCGGCTGGCAAGACGTCCTGCGCATCGTCGAGCTGCTGCACGGACTCGGTTCGCAGAGCCCCGCCCGGCGGCAGCAGGCCGTCCTGGCCCCGGCCGAGGACGTAGCGGTGCCTGCCGAGCTGCTGGCCGAGGCGGTGCTCACCGAATCCGATCCGTATGTGGCCGGGGCCCTGCGGTGGGCCCTCGCGCGGGCCGGCGGCGACGGTGTGGTGGGCGTGGCGTCTGGCATGGGCTCGGCCGACGTCGACGTCCGGCGGCGCGCGGTGCTCGCGCTCGCCGAGCTGCCGGGCGACGAAACGACCGCGGTACTCACGGACGCGCTCGACGATGAGGACGCGACGGTCCGCAGACATGCGGCGCTCGCACTGGGTGCGCGGGGCGTCACCCGGGCTGTACCTGCACTTGTCCGCACGGTGGTCGAGGGCCCGAACGATGTCGAGGCGGCCGAGTTCTTGGGAATGTTGGCGCGGGACGCGGAATGGGCGGACCGGATCGTGAGTGCCCTGGCCGGCGAACTCGTCGCCCACGCAGCGGACTCGGCGGTGCGGATACGACTGACCCAGGCGCTTGCGGAGATGCCGGGGACCATCGCCCTGGATACCTTGCGGCGACTGGCTCGCGACGAGGACCGCGCCGTGGCCCTTATCGCCTCGGCTTTGGTGGAAATGCTCGGAAAGCGGTCGGAACAGAAGTAG
- the radC gene encoding RadC family protein → MAVSLVDVPVAQRPRERLLALGPHALSDAELLALLLRQGRRGASALDLAVELLVEHGGLAGLASARPEELSRRAGIGVAKAAAIIAAFHLGARARGRPDTSTRLTSSADVAAAALPLFAGCRVERLLVLVCDAQNRLRQKVFVAEGAVDQVAVPVREILNTVLRHDGRAFAIVHNHPSGDPTPSSDDRRTTTLLTEAAHTVGLRFLDHVVIAGEKWSSVPRFA, encoded by the coding sequence ATGGCGGTCTCTCTAGTCGACGTACCGGTGGCGCAGCGGCCGCGGGAACGGTTGCTGGCACTGGGGCCGCACGCGTTGAGCGACGCGGAGTTGCTGGCCCTGCTGTTACGACAGGGCAGGCGCGGTGCGAGCGCGCTGGACCTGGCGGTGGAGTTGCTCGTCGAGCACGGCGGGCTCGCCGGGCTGGCGTCCGCGCGTCCGGAGGAGCTGTCCCGCCGGGCGGGCATCGGCGTGGCGAAGGCCGCCGCGATCATCGCCGCCTTCCACCTCGGGGCACGGGCACGCGGCAGGCCGGACACGTCGACCCGGCTCACCAGTTCCGCCGACGTGGCCGCCGCCGCCCTCCCGCTGTTCGCGGGCTGCCGGGTCGAACGCCTGCTCGTGCTGGTCTGCGACGCGCAGAATCGCCTCCGTCAGAAGGTCTTCGTCGCCGAAGGCGCCGTCGACCAGGTCGCCGTCCCCGTCCGGGAAATACTGAACACCGTCCTCCGCCACGACGGCCGAGCCTTCGCCATCGTGCACAACCACCCCTCCGGCGACCCGACCCCCAGCTCCGATGACCGCCGCACCACCACCCTCCTCACCGAAGCGGCCCACACCGTAGGCCTCCGCTTCCTCGACCACGTGGTGATCGCGGGGGAGAAATGGTCGAGCGTCCCGAGATTCGCTTGA
- a CDS encoding MFS transporter: protein MKNDSPRRWLALGALAVAMLTIGLDVTVLTVALPTLAVDLNANTAALQWFSSAYTLALAAVMLPAGALGDRYGRKKFLLAALALFGIASVACAVAGSPGELIAARVVLGIAAAAMMPLSMSVLPAMFPEPADLQRALTIWITSTAIGLPLGPIVGGWLLRNFWWGSVFLINVPMVVIGALAVAVLVPESRSAQRFRIDLPGVALSAAGMLGLTYGFIRIGEQGWSDGPAWATVATGVLLFGAFLAWQRKTTHPLVDLGLFAADGFRWGTAFSIVVNFAMFGMFFTVPQYFQAVLGVDALGSGLRLLPLIGGLLVGSRLVDKVLPKLGLRIVITAGFTLLAGSLVLGALTTVDSGYGFTALWLTLLGAGMGLVMPAAMGMAMGELDAERSGSGSALLQALRQAGGTIGVAVLGTVLSTRYRSELGALNREPIDDGVNAGVATARKLGDPSMLHQVQTAFLGGMSAMLWACAGLCLLAAVLAATVVRARQPARAAEPGAAESIHVG from the coding sequence ATGAAGAACGACTCGCCCCGGCGCTGGCTTGCCCTCGGCGCGCTGGCAGTGGCGATGCTGACCATCGGGCTCGACGTCACCGTGCTGACCGTGGCGCTGCCCACGCTCGCGGTCGACCTGAACGCGAATACCGCCGCGCTGCAGTGGTTCAGCAGCGCCTACACGCTGGCGCTGGCCGCCGTGATGCTGCCCGCGGGCGCGCTCGGCGACCGCTACGGCCGCAAGAAGTTCCTGCTGGCGGCCCTGGCGCTGTTCGGCATCGCGTCCGTCGCCTGTGCCGTGGCCGGCTCGCCCGGTGAGCTCATCGCGGCGCGGGTCGTGCTCGGTATCGCGGCGGCGGCGATGATGCCGCTGTCGATGTCGGTGCTGCCCGCGATGTTCCCCGAACCGGCCGATCTCCAGCGCGCGCTCACGATCTGGATCACCTCGACCGCGATCGGCTTGCCACTGGGCCCGATCGTGGGCGGCTGGCTGCTGCGCAACTTCTGGTGGGGGTCGGTGTTCCTGATCAACGTGCCGATGGTCGTGATCGGTGCGCTCGCCGTCGCCGTACTCGTGCCCGAATCGCGCAGCGCGCAGCGCTTCCGGATCGATCTGCCCGGAGTGGCATTGTCCGCGGCGGGCATGCTCGGGCTCACCTACGGCTTCATCCGGATCGGTGAGCAGGGCTGGAGCGACGGCCCGGCCTGGGCGACCGTCGCGACCGGTGTGCTGCTGTTCGGCGCGTTCCTGGCCTGGCAGCGCAAGACCACGCATCCGCTGGTCGACCTCGGGTTGTTCGCGGCAGATGGATTCCGTTGGGGCACAGCATTTTCCATCGTGGTGAACTTCGCCATGTTCGGCATGTTCTTCACCGTTCCGCAATACTTCCAAGCGGTGCTCGGCGTGGACGCGCTGGGCAGCGGCCTGCGGTTGCTTCCGCTGATCGGCGGGTTGCTGGTGGGCAGCAGGCTGGTCGACAAGGTGCTGCCGAAACTTGGCCTTCGCATCGTCATCACCGCCGGGTTCACCCTCTTGGCCGGTTCGCTGGTGCTGGGCGCGCTCACCACGGTGGACAGCGGCTACGGCTTCACCGCCCTGTGGCTGACGCTGCTCGGCGCCGGAATGGGGTTGGTGATGCCCGCCGCGATGGGCATGGCGATGGGTGAACTGGACGCGGAGCGCTCCGGCTCCGGTTCCGCGCTGTTGCAGGCCCTGCGCCAAGCGGGCGGCACGATCGGCGTCGCGGTGCTGGGCACCGTGCTGTCCACCCGGTACCGATCGGAACTCGGCGCGCTGAACCGCGAACCGATCGACGACGGCGTGAACGCGGGGGTCGCCACGGCACGCAAGCTGGGTGATCCGTCGATGCTGCACCAGGTGCAGACGGCTTTCCTCGGCGGCATGAGCGCGATGCTCTGGGCCTGCGCGGGGCTGTGCCTGCTGGCGGCCGTGCTCGCGGCGACCGTGGTGCGTGCCCGGCAACCCGCGCGGGCGGCGGAGCCGGGTGCGGCAGAATCAATACATGTCGGTTGA
- the trpS gene encoding tryptophan--tRNA ligase: MSSPAPSPAAERKQRVLSGIQPTSSSFHLGNYLGALQYWVTMQDDYDALYFIPDLHAITVPQEPKELRLRTKAAAAQLLALGIDPKKSTLFVQSQVPEHAELAWVLSCLTGFGEASRMTQFKDKSVKQGAENATVGLFTYPVLMAADILLYRAHQVPVGEDQRQHLELTRNLAQRFNTRFKKTFVVPEAHIVKGTAKIHDLQDPTAKMSKSASTDAGLINLLDDPKVTAKKVKSAVTDTEREIRYDPERKPGVSNLLVILSSLTGAPIVTLEKDFEGKGYGELKADVADALVEFVTPLRAKVQEYMSDQGELDRVLAAGAERAREIAGNTLAQVYDRVGLLSR; this comes from the coding sequence ATGTCCAGTCCTGCGCCCAGCCCGGCCGCCGAACGCAAACAGCGGGTTCTGTCCGGGATCCAGCCGACCAGCTCCTCGTTTCATCTAGGGAACTACCTTGGCGCGCTGCAGTACTGGGTGACCATGCAGGACGACTACGACGCGCTGTATTTCATCCCGGATCTGCACGCGATCACGGTGCCGCAGGAGCCCAAGGAGCTGAGGCTGCGCACCAAGGCCGCCGCCGCGCAGCTGCTCGCGCTGGGCATCGACCCGAAGAAGTCGACCTTGTTCGTGCAGAGCCAGGTACCCGAGCACGCCGAGCTGGCCTGGGTGCTGAGCTGTCTCACCGGTTTCGGCGAGGCCAGCCGGATGACCCAGTTCAAGGACAAGTCGGTGAAGCAGGGGGCGGAGAACGCGACCGTCGGTCTGTTCACCTACCCGGTGCTGATGGCCGCCGACATCCTGCTCTACCGCGCCCATCAGGTGCCCGTCGGCGAGGACCAGCGTCAGCACCTGGAGCTGACCCGGAACCTGGCCCAGCGCTTCAATACTCGGTTCAAGAAGACGTTCGTGGTGCCGGAGGCGCACATCGTCAAGGGCACGGCGAAGATCCACGACCTGCAGGATCCGACCGCGAAGATGAGCAAGTCCGCCTCCACCGACGCGGGCCTGATCAACCTCCTCGACGACCCGAAGGTCACCGCGAAGAAGGTGAAATCCGCGGTCACCGACACCGAACGCGAGATCCGGTACGACCCGGAGCGCAAGCCGGGCGTCAGCAACCTGCTGGTGATCCTGAGTTCGCTGACCGGTGCGCCGATCGTCACCCTGGAGAAGGACTTCGAGGGTAAGGGCTACGGCGAGCTGAAAGCCGACGTGGCGGACGCGCTGGTCGAATTTGTCACGCCGTTGCGGGCGAAGGTGCAAGAGTACATGTCGGATCAAGGTGAACTCGACCGTGTACTCGCCGCCGGAGCCGAGCGCGCGCGAGAGATCGCCGGCAACACCCTCGCACAGGTCTACGACCGGGTCGGCTTGCTGAGCCGCTAG
- the yhjD gene encoding inner membrane protein YhjD, translating into MQVIDNVKAGIERRIQAQPWLDHLVRTAGRYQRQRGDYYAAGITYFTVLSLFPLLMIAFSVAGVVLSSNPELLEELRSKIVENIPGSFGTQLNDLVDQAVESRRTVGVLGLVTGVYSGLGWMANLRAALTEQWEQKSPDGNWLMTKLSDLGALVGLGLAFAVSLGLSALASSTLGRRLLESIGLDEAPGAGVLLWLLSTSLGFLASWAVFAWVIARLPREPVTLASAAKAAAMAALVFEVFKIVASIYLRSVLSSPAGATFGSIIGLMVFSYVTYRIVLFATAWAATAAENEPEAEIPAPGPAVIAPRVSAREISAGVGAAYFGAGALAALALSGLRKLPGRR; encoded by the coding sequence GTGCAGGTGATCGACAATGTCAAAGCCGGGATCGAACGCCGGATTCAGGCGCAGCCGTGGCTGGACCACTTGGTCCGCACCGCGGGACGCTATCAGCGGCAACGCGGCGACTACTACGCGGCGGGTATCACGTATTTCACTGTGCTGTCGTTGTTTCCGCTGCTCATGATCGCTTTCTCGGTCGCGGGCGTGGTCTTGTCCAGCAATCCGGAGCTGCTGGAGGAGTTACGGTCCAAGATCGTCGAGAACATTCCCGGCTCGTTCGGCACCCAGCTCAACGACCTGGTCGATCAGGCGGTGGAGTCGCGGCGCACGGTCGGCGTGCTGGGTCTGGTCACCGGCGTCTACAGCGGGTTGGGCTGGATGGCCAACCTGCGTGCCGCGCTCACCGAGCAATGGGAGCAGAAGTCCCCGGACGGCAATTGGCTGATGACCAAGCTCTCCGATCTGGGGGCGCTGGTCGGTCTCGGGCTCGCCTTCGCCGTGTCGCTCGGGTTGTCGGCGTTGGCCTCGAGCACCCTCGGCAGGCGGCTGCTCGAGAGCATCGGCCTCGATGAAGCGCCCGGGGCGGGCGTGCTGCTGTGGCTGTTGTCCACCTCGCTCGGGTTCCTCGCCTCCTGGGCGGTGTTCGCGTGGGTCATCGCCCGATTGCCCCGGGAGCCGGTGACGCTGGCCAGCGCCGCCAAGGCGGCTGCCATGGCCGCGCTGGTGTTCGAGGTGTTCAAGATCGTCGCGTCGATCTATCTGCGATCGGTGCTGAGCAGCCCCGCGGGCGCCACATTCGGCTCGATCATCGGCCTGATGGTGTTCAGTTACGTCACCTACCGCATCGTCCTGTTCGCCACCGCGTGGGCCGCCACCGCGGCGGAGAACGAGCCGGAAGCGGAGATTCCCGCACCCGGACCCGCCGTGATAGCGCCGCGGGTCAGCGCACGCGAGATATCGGCGGGCGTGGGCGCCGCCTACTTCGGCGCGGGCGCGCTTGCCGCCCTCGCGCTTTCCGGCCTACGTAAGTTGCCCGGACGTCGCTGA
- a CDS encoding type II toxin-antitoxin system VapB family antitoxin has protein sequence MKSVRIDLDQDLLAAAAAIMGTSTSDATINEALRRIVVHERQLHNLARLAAQAFVGLPDVAVVDR, from the coding sequence ATGAAATCCGTGCGGATCGATCTCGACCAGGACTTACTCGCCGCGGCTGCCGCCATCATGGGCACGTCGACCAGCGACGCCACCATCAACGAGGCCTTGCGCCGGATCGTCGTGCACGAGCGCCAGCTGCACAATCTGGCGCGGCTCGCCGCGCAGGCGTTCGTGGGGCTACCGGACGTCGCGGTGGTGGACCGCTAG
- a CDS encoding DUF4396 domain-containing protein encodes MEHRHHPSTEHATHATHTAQHAGHHSPATWRMAAMATLHCLTGCAVGEILGMVIGTALGWNNASTMVLAIVLAFVFGYAFTMRGVLRAGLPLAAAVGTALAADTVSITVMEIVDNAVILAVPGAMDAHLDTVLFWATLAVAFAVAFVVTTPVNKWMIGRSKGHAVVHSLHGAH; translated from the coding sequence ATGGAACACAGGCACCACCCGTCGACCGAGCACGCCACGCACGCCACGCACACCGCACAGCACGCCGGACACCACTCCCCCGCTACCTGGCGGATGGCGGCCATGGCGACGCTGCACTGCCTCACCGGCTGCGCCGTCGGCGAGATCCTCGGCATGGTGATCGGCACCGCGCTGGGCTGGAACAACGCCTCGACGATGGTGCTGGCCATCGTGCTCGCGTTCGTGTTCGGCTACGCGTTCACCATGCGCGGCGTGCTGCGGGCGGGCCTGCCGTTGGCCGCCGCGGTCGGCACCGCACTGGCCGCCGACACGGTGTCCATCACGGTCATGGAGATCGTGGACAACGCCGTGATCCTGGCGGTCCCGGGCGCGATGGACGCCCACCTGGACACCGTGCTGTTCTGGGCCACCCTCGCCGTCGCGTTCGCGGTGGCTTTCGTGGTGACCACGCCGGTCAACAAGTGGATGATCGGCCGCAGCAAAGGCCACGCGGTGGTGCATTCGCTGCACGGCGCGCACTGA